In Pseudonocardia sp. DSM 110487, the sequence GGATGGGCGGCTGGATCGTCGTGGAGTCCGACGACGGCGAGCACGTCGGCGGGGAGCCCGACCGCCCCGAGCCGGACGCGGTCCGGCCGGAGTGGGAGCGCTTCTCGATCACCTTCGCCGACGGCGGGCGGCTGCGGTTGCTCGACAAGCGCAGGCTGGGCCGGGTGCGCCTCGAACCGGACCTCGACGGACTCGGTCCGGACGCCCTGACGATCTCGAAGGCCGAGTTCCGGGAGCGCGTCGGGCGCGGCAAGGCGCCGGTGAAGGCGCGGTTGCAGGACCAGGCCGTGCTGGCGGGGGTGGGCAACCTCCTCGCCGACGAGGTGCTCTGGCAGGCCCGCGTCGCGCCGCGCACGCCGGTCGACCAGCTCGGCGACGAGGCGCTCGACCGGCTGCACGCTGCGATGCGGCGCACCGTCGAAGCGGCGATCGCGAACGGCGGCGCGCACACCGGGGAGGTGATCCCGTTCCGGAAGGCGGGCGCCACCTGCCCCCGCTGTGGCGCGCCGATGGAACGGGGTCAGGTCGGCGGGCGCGCTACCTGGTGGTGTTCGGCGGAGCAGTCGTGAGGCGGTCGAGCTGGACCTGGAGCCCGTCGAGGAGGTAGTCCAGGCCGACGGTGTAGCTGGTGTCCCAGTCGTCGTCGTAGAGGTAGCCGCCCGTGGCCAGCGTCGGGTAGCGGTCCTGGTCGGCCTGGAGCTGCTGCTGGCCCACCCGGCGTTCCTCGTCGGAGATCCGCAAGGCGGCCTCGGAGGCCGCCGACCCCATCACGTGGTTGTAGAGCGCCCACGTCGCGGCGGACCGGTCGGTTCCGCCGAACCCGGCACGGGCCAGCGTGGCCTGCAACAGTTCCATCCAGGCTAGGAAGTTCGGCCCGAGCGTGGGCCGTTGCCTTGCCGGTACGGCGGTAGCCCAGGGATGGCGCAGCATCGCGGTCCGCCACGCCGCGAGCACGGCGCTGACGTCGTCGCGCCACTCGGCGGCTGACCCGACACCGGGGGGTACCTCGCCGAAGATCGCGTCGACGGCGAGGTCGATCACGTCGTCCTTCGTGTCGACGTGCCAGTACAGCGACGGGGCGACCACGCCGAGCCGCTCGGCGAGCCGGCGCATGGTGAGCCGCTCGATCCCCTCCTCGTCGAGGAGCGCGACGGCGGCCTCGACGATCCGGTCGCGGGTCAGCGGGGGCTCGCCCCTGCCGGTTCGGCGCGGCCGCAGCCAGACGCTGCGCACCCCGTCGCTCGCGACCTGCGTCACAACCCACCACCTAGATCGTCCGGACCGCCCCGCCGAGTGTAGTACGTTGATCGTCGAATCGAACGACGTTCGGGAACCTCAAACAACGTTAGGGAGGCCTGGTGGACGACTCACGGCGGTGGTGGACGCTGCCGGTGGTGAGCGCGGCGCAGCTGCTCGTGGTCCTGGACGGGACGATCGTGAACATCGCGCTGCCATCGGTGCAGCAGGCGCTGGGCATGTCCGACGCCGGCAGGCACTGGGTCGTCACTGCGTACGCTTTGGCCTTCGGCGGGCTGCTGCTGATCGGTGGGCGGGTCAGCAGTGCCCTCGGCCACCGGCGCGCCTTCATGATCGGGCTGGTCGGGTTCGCCGCCGCATCGGCGCTGGCCGGGGCCGCGGCCGGTCCAGGGATGCTGTTCGCGACGCGGGCGTTGCAGGGCGGGTTCGCCGCCCTGCTCGCACCGGCCGGCCTGTCGTTGCTGACCACGACGTTCACGGAGTCCCGCGAGCGCGCCCGCGCCTTCGGCGTGTTCGCGGCGGTCGGCGCCGCGGGTTCGGCCGTCGGCCTGGTGCTCGGCGGCATGCTGACCGAGTACACCAGCTGGCGGTGGTGCCTCTACATCAACGTGCCCATCGCGCTGCTCGCGCTGCTCGGCACCACGCTCGTCCCGCGCGACCGGCGCGCGCCATCCCGTGACGGGCGGCTCGACGTCCCGGGCGCCGTGCTCAGCTGCGCCGCGTTCGTCGCCGTGGTGTACGCCTTCAACCAGGCCGAGCCGCTCGGGTGGGGTTCGCCGATCGTGCTGGCGCTGCTGGTCGTCGGCGTCCTGTTGCTCGTGGGGTTCGTCGCCGTCGAACGGCGCGTGTCCCACCCGCTGCTGCCGATGCGCGTGCTCGCCCATCGGGTCCGTGCGGGCGCCTTCGTCGCGATCACCCTCATGTTCGCCGCGATGTTCGGCTTCTACCTGTTCATGAGCTACTACACGCAGACGGTGCTCGGCTACTCACCGGTCCAGTCCGGGCTGACGCTGATCATCAACGCGCTGGCGGCCCTCGTCGGCTCGATGTTCATCGCCGGGAGGCTCCACGGTCGCGTCCCGCCGGCGGGGTTGATCGTGTCCGGGCTGATCGCCGCCGCCGCGGGCGTGGCGATCGTGACGCTCCTGACGCCGCAGAGCTCGCACGTGCTGCCGCTCTACCTCGCGCCCGCGCTGGTGCTCACCGGGCTGGGCCTCGGCTGTGTCATGTCCCCGACCGCGAGCCTCGCCACCGCGGGCATGCCACCACAGGACATCGGGGCCGCATCGGCGAGTTACAACGCCGCCCAGCAACTCGGCGCGGCGCTCGGCACCGCCCTGTTCAACACCGTCGCGACGAGCGCCGCCGCCGCGCACATGGCGACAGCCACGCGCTCCGCGGCGTCCGTCCACGGCTACACCACGGCGCTCACCGTCGGCGCCGGAATCCTCGTCGTCACCGCATGCCTCACCGCGGTGCTGATCACCGTCCGCACCACCGTTCACCGAGAAATGGAGAAGGACGCATCATGACCGTGACCGTCGTCGACGGCTTCGTGCCGGTAATCGACCTGTCCTCCCGCGGCAGCGCACACGGACGCGCCGCCATCGCCGACGCCATCGGACGGGCCTGCTCCGGTTCGGGCTTCTTCACGATCGTCGGCCATGGGATCCCGCAGCCGCTGGTCGAGCGCATGTACGCCACCACGAATGCGTTCTTCGGACTGTCCGATGCGGAGAAGGACCTCGTCGCGAGCCGGCCGGGCGCATCCGGGTTCCGCCGCTCCGGCGGGACGACCGCGCAGAGCATCGACCAGAAAACCCCTCCGGACCTGTGCGAAGCCTTCGGCGTGCACGTCACGGGCGAACTGGGTGAGCACGAACGCGGGGAGCTCGGCGACTACTGGGCGCCGTGGAAACTCGCCAATCTCTGGCCGACCCGTCCCGAGGACTTCGCGCCCACGTGGCACGAGTACATGGCGGCGATGGCGCGGCTGGCGAGTGACCTCACGCGGCTGCTCGCACTCGCGCTCGGGTTGGACGAGGACTTCTTCGGCGACAGGTTCGACCACCACACGTCGTCGCTCACCGCCAACTTCTACTACCCGCAGCTGAAGCCGCCGCTGCCCGGGCAGCTTCGGAGAGGGCCGCACACGGACTTCGGCGCGCTGACCATCCTCTACCAGGAGGACGACCTCGGCGGCCTCCAGGTGCGCACCCCTGACGGGGACTGGCGCGACGTTCCCGCGCTCCCGGGAAGCTTCGTGGTCAACATCGGTGATCTGATGGCCTTGTGGACCGGGGGACGCTGGGTGTCGACCATGCACCGGGTGATGAACCCGGAACGCGGGAACACGTCTTCGCGCCTGTCGATCCCGTTCTTCTACCAGCCCAACCACGACGCCCCCACCACTCCCGTCCGGTCGGTCGACGCGGGGCGGTGGATCGCGACGAAGATGCAGAAGCTCTTCGCGCCTGCGTCATAGCGCACCGCGGGCCGGGCCTCCAGTGGAGGCCCGGCCCGCGACACCCCCGCGCTACGGGACGAGGACGATTGAGTTGATCGGCGTCAGATCCTTGTTCACGAACGTCTTCGGGCCCATGAGGCCCTGGCAGTCACCCGTGCCGTTGAAACCGGTGCACGTGCGCGCCTTCGCGCCGTCTACCTGGTTGTTCGAGACGACGTGCATCCCGAACTGGTTCTCGATGTTGTGGGCGCCGTAGCTAAAGAAGGCGTGGGACGGGCGCCCGGAGTTGAACCCGGCGTCCTCCGGGTAGATGCACACGGCGCCTGCCGGGCAGCCCTCCCACGTCTCGACGGCCTGGGCGCTGGTGGCCCCCAGCATCACCAGCACTCCCGTGACGAACGCGACCGCGGCCAGCCTCCGGAACTTGTTCATGATCATTTGCTGTCCTCCCCCGAGGATACGAACTGACACCGGTACACACGGGCGTCAGCGGCAGGGGGTTCAGGAGCGAGTGGCGGTGACCTCGTCGTCGAGGAGGCGGTCGAGCGTGCGCCTGCCCAGGCTGCTCATGCTCGGGTTGGTGTCGACGTAGTACCAGACGAGACCCATCGCCTGCGCGAACGCCCACGCCTTTCCGCGTTCCCACTCGAGGTCGTCGCACCCGAGATCGGCGCGCAGCAGCGGGCGGGTGCCCGCGTCGAGCAGGTGCCATGCGCCGACGAGGTCGAGGGCCGGGTCGGCCGCCGCCAGGCCGCTGACGTCGAGGATCCCGGCCAGCCGCCCACCCGAGACCAGCACGTTCCCCGGGATGAGGTCTCCGTGGTTCATGACGTCCGGTGCGGAGCGCGGCAGCTCGCGAAGGCGGCCCCAGAGCCTGCGCAGCCGGGGGACGTCGAGCAGGTGCCCGCTGCGCTCGAAACAGGTCTGCATCCACGCGTCCTCGGAGCGCAGGTCACCACCCCTGCCGTGCCCGGGGAACGTCCGGCCCCGCGTGTCGATGCCGCGGACGTCGGCGATGAACTCGGCCAGATCGTGGGCGAACCCCTTCGAGTCGCCCGGGTCCTCGTCGGTGGCGGTGGTCCCGGGCAGCCAGGTCTGCACCGACCACGGGAGCGGATAGCCGTGCCCCGGCAGGCCCAGCGCCACCGGCTCGGGCACCGGGAACCGCGTGTGGCGAGCCAGCTCGGCCGCGGCGTCCGCCTCGGCCACGAGCATCCGCCGCGTCCCGTCGACGTCGCCCGGCCGGAGCGGGAACCGCGCCGCGAGCCGGTCACCGACCCGGAAGATCGCGTTGACCGTGCCTTCGGAGACCACTGCTGTGATCGGTAGCCGCGCCCACTCGGGGAACTGCTCGTGAACCAGCGCGCGGACCGTCTCTGTCGGCACGGCCAGCTGGTCGGCGTGCATCGGCCGGCGGGGGTCCGCGGCCGGTACACCCTTGCTGCTGATCACCGAGCCATCATCGGGGCTGATCCTGGAGCTCGGCCAGCCGGTTACGGCACGGCAGGGAGCCCGACGGCGACGCGGTGGCGGTGCGTTCCGGGGCCCAGCGGTTGCGAGGGCTCGCCGTCGAGATCCAGCACGCCGGTCGTGCCCGTCGGCAGCTCCGTCACCACCGTCAGTTCGCCGTCGACCAGCTCCCAGCTGATCCCGACCATCCCGTACGGCGAGCGGTGGCGGGCCTCGGCGCGGGTGAGGCCGCCGCCGGGCCGAGGGGCGAACCGCACCTCCCGGTAGCCCGGGGCGGCGGGAGTGAGGCCTGCGACGACCCGGTGCAGCCAGTCGGCAACCGCGCCGAGGGCGTAGTGGTTGAACGACGTCATCGAACCCGGGTTGACGCGGCCGTCGGGCAGGAGGCTGTCCCAGCGCTCCCAGATCGTGGTGGCACCCTGCGTCACCGGGTAGAGCCACGACGGGCACTCGCGTTCCAGCAGCAGGTCGTAGGCGGTGGTCAGCTCGCCGGTGGAGCTCAGTGCGTCGGTGACGAGCGGGGTGCCGACGAAACCGGTGGCGATCCGGTTCCCGGCCGCCGCCACGAGCTCGGCGAGGCGCGCCCCTGCGGTGGCGCGGGCCTGCGCGGAGGGCAGCAGGTCGAAGCCGATCGCGAGCGAGTAGGCGGTCTGGGAGTCGCTGACCATCCGCCCGCCGGGCAGTACGTACGCCGCGCAGAACGCCTCGGCCACGGCGTCCGCGAGCTTGCCGTAGCGGTCGACGCCCTCCTCCCGGCCGAGCACCGCCGCCATCCGCGCCACCGCCCGGCTCGACGCCGCGAAGTACGCGGTGGCGACGAGGTACTTGTCCGTCATCCCGGCGGCCGGGTCGTCAGGGGGCGCCGACGGGTCGAGCCAGTCGCCGAGCTGGAATCCGGTGTTCCACAGGTGGTCGTCGCCCGCCAGTCGATCGACTAGGTCGACCCACGCCCGCGCGGACTCGTACTGGGCCTCCAGCAGGCCCGTGTCGCCGGTGCGCTCGTAGAGCGCCCACGGCGTCAGCGTGGCGACGTCACCCCACGCGGCGCCCGGCCGGATCGGCGTCCACATCTCGTGGGCCGGGATGACCGGCACGTACCACGGCACGGTGCCGTCGGGCAGCTGTTCGGCCGCGACGTCGCGCAGCCACGAGGAGAGCATCCCGGTCACGTCGTGGAGGAACGCGGCCGTGGGGGCGAAGACCTGCAGGTCACCGGTCCAGCCGACCCGCTCGTCGCGCTGCGGGCAGTCGGTCGGGATGTCGACGAAGTTGCCGCGCATGCTCCAGACGACGTTCTCGTGCAGCCGCTCGAGCAGCGGGTCGGAGCAGGAGAACCAGCCGGTGCGCTCCAGGTCGGAGTGGTAGACGCGGGCGATCGCGTCGAGGTCGTCCGGCCCCTCGATCTCGGCGTAGCGGAAGCCGTGGAAGGTGAACCGCGGTTCCCACTCCTCGCCCTCCGGACGGCCGGCGAGGACGTAGCTGTCGGTGGACCGGGCATCGCGCAGCGGCCGCTGGTACAGCTCGCCGTCCTGGAGCACCTCGGCGGTGCGGATCACGACCTTCGCGCCGCGCTCGCCGCGGACCCGGATGCGCAGGCGCCCGACCAGGTTCTGCCCGAAGTCGAGCACCCGCTTCCCGCTCGGCGTGGCCAGCACGGCGACCGGTGTGATCTCCTCGGTGCAGCGCACCGGCGGGCCCGTCGGGGCGACGAGGGTGGCAGGGTCGCGCTGGCGCACGGCGACCGGCGTCCAGCCGACCGGGTCGTAACCGGCGCTCGACCAGCCGGCCCGCTCGTCCCGCGCGTCGTAGTCCTCGCCGTCGTAGTTGCCAGTGCGGACGATGGGGCCGGTGGCGGCGAGCCAGTCGGCGTCGGTGGCGACGGTCTGCGTGCGCCCGTCGGCGTAGTGGATCTCCAGCTGCGCGATGAGGGAGAGATCGGGGCCGAACAGGTTGCGGAACCCGCCCCGCCAGCCCAGCCGGCCGCGGTACCAGCCGTCGCCGAGCCAGCCGCCGATCACGTTCTCCCCGCCGCGGAGCAGGGCCGTGACGTCGTACGTGTAGTAGCGCAGCCGCTTCGGGTAGACGGTCCAGCCAGGCGAGAGGGCGTCGTCGCCCACGCGGGCGCCGTTGATCTCCAGCTCGTAGAGCCCGTGGGCGCTGGCGTACACGCGCGCGCTGACGATCTCGCCGCTGACGTCGAACGCGCGCCGCACGAGGGCGGGGCGGCGGTCGTCGGAGTCGGGATCCTCGGGCCATGCGCCGCCGACCGGCCGCGCCGACCAGTCGGCGGGATCCAGCAGCCCGGCCTCGACCTCGGTCGGCGGGCTCCACTCCGACCGGCTCCCGTCCGCGCCCTCCACCCGCACCCGGATCGTGGCCCGCTCCCGGGATGCGAGGGGTTCCTCCGGCCATGGCAGGAGGATTTGCTCGGCCGACCGCACGACGTGCGTGCGGATCTCCGAGCCCCGGACGATCTCCAGCTCGTACCCGGCCTGGCGCCACCAGGGCGGGGCTGAGATCGTCCAGGAGATCCGGGGGCGCGCCTCCCCGATGCCGAACGGCTCACGGTGGTGCTCGACGACGGGGCGGGACGGCGGGAACGCCAAGGGGCACCTCGATCCGGCGAGAATTGACACGATTCAAGCGATCCTAGCCGCAAGGAACGGTCACTGTTGACACGTTTCAAGGAAGGATCGAGGATCGGTCGCATGCGCATCGCCGTCACGGGCAGCAGCGGCAAGCTGGGGCGCGCCGCCACCGCGCGGCTGCGGGACGACGGCCACGACGTGGTCGGGTTCGACCTCGACGGGGCACGCGGCCCGGGTTTCACCCGCGTCGAGCTGCGGGACTACGGGCAGACCCTGGACGCGCTCCTCGGCGTGACCGCACGCCACGACGGCGTGGACGCCCTTGTCCACCTCGCCGCGATCCCCGTCAACGGGCTCGTACCGGACGCCACCACCTTCCACCACAACATGGCGGTGTCGTTCAACGTGCTCTACGGCGCCCACCGGGCCGGGATCAGGACGATCGTCTACGCCTCCAGCATCACCGCGATGGGTTTCCCTTTCGACGAGCCGCCGCCCTACCTGCCGCTCGACGAGGAGTACACCGCCGCCAACAACACGTACGGGCTCGTGAAGGTCCTGGAAGAGGCGATGGTCGGGCAGCTCGTGCGGTGGGACCCTGCCTTCTCCATCACGGCGCTGCGCTTCACGAACATCGTCGACGAGTACTCCTCGTTCGTGCGGGCGGGCGAGCCGGACTATCGGCGCGACCTGCTCGGCTCCTACGTCGACGTCCGCGACGGGGCGCTCGCGATCTCGCTCGCGCTGGCGAACGCCACCCCCGGCTTCGAGGTCTACACCGTCGCCGCGTCGGACACCGGGCTGACCACGCCGTCCGCCGAGCTCGCCCGCACCTGGTTCCCCGGCGTTCCGCTGCGCAAGGCACTCGGCGAGTTCGAGACGCTGCTGTCGATCGACAAGGCTGCGAAACGGCTCGGATACGTGCCCCGACACCTGTGGAGGGACCAATGACGGAACGCTGGGGCGTGTTCGAGGCGCGCTTCCCGGGGCCTGCGGGTGCCGGCTTCGAGGCCCGCTTCACGCACGGCGACCGGGCCGTGCGCGTCCCCGGCTTCTACGACGGCGACGAGACGCACGTCGTCCGGTTCTCGCCCGACGTCGAGGGGGAGTGGGCGTACTCGACGACGTACGGGCACACCGGGACCTTCGACGTCGTCGCGCCGACGCCCGGTAACCACGGGCCGGTCGGCGTCTCCGGCACCTTTCACTTCGCGTACGCGGACGGCACGCCGTACCGGCCGGTCGGCACCACCGTCTACAACTGGTTGCACCAGCCGGAGGACCGCTACCGCGAGACGCTGAAGGCGGTGGCCGCGGCCGGCTTCACCAAGCTGCGCTTCCTCGTGTTCCCGCAGGGCGGCAACCACGTGGGACATGTCCCGGACGCGTTCCCGTTTGCGAGGGACGGCGACGGGTGGGACGTCTCGCGGACCGACCCCGCGTTCTTCCGGAAGATCGACCGCGCCGTCCGCGACCTCATGGACGTGGGCGTGCAGGCCGACGTCATCCTCTTCCACCCCTACGACTCCGGGCAGTTCGGCCTCGACGGCCTCACAGCCGGACAGGACGACGTCTACCTGCGCCATCTCGTCGCGCGACTGTCGGCGTACCGGAACGTCTGGTGGTCGCTCGCCAACGAGTACGACATCCTCGACCGGCCCGAGGAGCGGTGGGACGGTGCCTTCCGAACGGTGCAGGAGGCCGATCCGCACGGGCGGCTGCGCTCGATCCACAACTGGATCCGGCTCTACGACCACAACAAGCCGTGGGTCACGCACGTTTCGCTGCAGAACGGTTCCGCGGTGACCGAGTTCGGCCGTGCCCTGCTCTACCGCGACGCCTATCGCAAGCCGATCGTGCTGGACGAGATCAAGTACGAGGGCAACACCGCCGAGCGATGGGGCAACCTGTCGGCCCGCGAGCTCGTGCACCGCTTCTGGATCGCGACGGTGAGCGGCACCTACGCCAGCCATGGCGAGAGCTTCCTCGTGGACGGCGGCACGCTCTCGATCGTCGCGGGCGGGCAGTTCCGCGGCGAGAGCCCGGCCCGCCTCGCGTTCCTGCGCCGAATCCTCGATGAGGTCGGCAGGGCAGGCCTCGACCCGATCGACAAGTGGGACGACCCCACCTACACCGCCGGCATCCCACGGCAGGTCTACTTGCAGTACCTCGGCCAGGATGCGCCTTCGTCCTGGACGTTCCGGCTGCCCCAGGGTGTGGTGGGCGAGCGCCTGCAGGTGGGCGACCGGTTCGTCGTCGACGTGATCGACACCTGGAACATGACGGTGGAGACGGTCGATCGTGAGTTCATGCTGACCTCCGTGGAGCGCAACACGGCCACCGCCGATGCGGAGCCCGTGGAGCTCCCCGCAGGCGCGGCACTGGCGCTGCGGATCCGGCGGGCTTGACCTCGACTCGACCCGAGGGTCGGCCCTCTGATCGCAGGGCTCGGAGAGCATCTCGCAGGGCGGAGCCGGGGCGGCGGCGCAACCAGTGCCGGTCGACGCACCTCGTCACCGGTCAGACACCCCATCGACCGGGTGCGTCACCCGAGAACGAGCGCGCCGGGCGACACAGGCGCTGGGGCACCGGGCTGGCGGCGGGCATGATCCGAAGTACCGGTTGCTCACGGCTGTCGCCACGACCATGAGCACCCGTAACTCCGGATCATGGAAGCGAAGATCGCACACAGCGGTTGCTCATGGCTGCCGGCACAGCCATGAGCAACCGCTAGTTCGGATCATGGGCGCGGCCGCCGCCGAACGGGCCCCGGCAAGAGCGCCGAACACCCATTCGCGTGAACGGTCCGCCCCGTGCCGCACAGATCGATTGTGTCGTCCCCGATCGCGGACGCAACCCGACCTGCGCCGCCCGGTGGGCGACCGGTTCGTCGTCGACGTGATCGACACCTGGAACATGACGGTGGAGACGGTCGATCGTGAGTTCACGTTGGTGTCCGTGCAGCGGAACGAGGCAACGGCCGACGCGGAGCCCATCACGCTCCCGAGGGGCGAGGCGCTGGCGCTGCGCATCCGTCGGGTCGACGTCGACGCGGGTTGAAATTCGACCGCGCTCAGGCGTGGGTGTCGTCGTAGGCCAGCTTGCCGCCCAGCTTGCGTGAGGCCTCGGCCTGGGCGAGGAGCTCCCGGGCCTTGGCCTGCCCGGCCTCGATGGCGTCCGCGCCGGCGATGAAGCGCTGCAGTGGCTTTTCCTGGTCGGCGATGGCCAGCAGGGCGCGGGCGAGCTTGGCCGGGTCGCCGGGCTGACGGCCGTTCATGCTCCTCATGCCCTCGATCCTCGGGGCGGTCCGCGGGGCGTAGTCGTCGATTGACAGCTCGGGCCATGTGGTGGAGCCGTCCACGAGCAGCTCGGTGCGGAAGTAGCCGGGCTCCACGACGGTGGTGTGGATGTTGTACGGCTCCACGTCGTGGCGCAGGGACTCCATCCAGCCCTCTTCGGCGAACTTGGAGGCGGCGTAGGCGGCAGTGAATTCCATGCCTACGAGGCCGGCGGTCGAGGTGATGGTGATGACGTGGCCGGCACGCTGTGCGCGCATGAGTGGCAGGACGGCGCGGGTGACGTTCATCGGGCCGAAGAGGTTGGTCTCGAACTGCTGGCGCATCTGAGCGGGCGAGATCTCCTCGAAGTAGCCGGTGAAGAGGTTCCCGGCGTTGTTGATCAGGACGTCGATGCGGCCGAAGCGGTCGACAGCGGCCTGTGCGGCGGCCTCGGCGTCCTCGAGGCTTGTGATGTCCAGCTTGGTGACCAGCAGGTTGTCCTGAGGTCCGCCCAGGGTCTTCTCGACCTGTTCGGGGCGGCGGCCGGTGGCGACGACCTGGTGGCCTGCGGCGAGGGCCTCGCGTGCGATGTCCGTGCCCAGACCACGTCCGGCACCGGTGACGAGAATGACCTTGCTCATGGGGTTCCTTCTAGGCCTGCTCGGTGGGCATGATCCACAGCTCGCTGATGGAGGCGTGGCGGGGCCGGGTGACCATGTAGGCGACGCCGTCGGCGATGTCGTCGGCGGCGAGGATCTCGGTCGTCTCCACGAAGGGGGTGATGATCGCGGCCTGGATCTCGGAGTTGTTGTGCGAGCCCAGTTCGGTGTCCACACCGCCCGGTTCGAGGACACCGACGCGGACGTGCCGCCGGGTGACTTCCTGGCGCAGGCTCTCGGTGAAGCCGTTCACGCCGAACTTGGTGAGGTTGTAGACGCCGTAGCCGTTCCAGGCGACGCGGCCTGCGATGGAGCTGATGTTGACGATGTCGGCGACCCGGCGCGGACCGTCCTCGGCGGCCTCGAGCAGGTGCGGGAGGGCGGCGCGGGTGGTGGACAGCAGGCCCTGGACGTTGACGGCGATCATGCGGTCCCACTCGTCGGCGTCCGCGCCGACGATGGGGCCCAGGAGCATCAGCCCGGCGTTGTTGACCAAGGTGTCCAGCCGGCCGAAGCGCTCGACGGTCTGCTGTACGGCGTCCTCGGCCTGGATGCGGTCGGTGATGTCCGCCTCCACGACCAGCGCGGTGCCGCCTCCCTTCTCGATCTCGGTGGCCAGGTCGAGCAGCCGGTCCTTTCGGCGGGCCACGAGCGCTACGGCGGCGCCGTGTTCGGCGAGCCGGCGAGCGGTGGCGGCGCCGATACCGCTGCTCGCGCCGGTGACGAGCGCGACGGTGCCGGTCAGGGTCGATGCCATGGGGTGGGTCCTCTTTCCGTCAGGCATGTGCGTCGTCGTGTGCGAGCGACGAGGACAGCGCTCGGTGGGCGTCGACCTCGGCGATCAGCCGCTCGGCCTTCTGCTCGACGGCCTCGACGGCGTCGGCACCTGCGACCCAGCGCAGCGGCGGCTCGTCCTGACCGGCGAGCCCGACCAGCGCCGTGGCCAGCTTGGCGGGGTCGCCGCCCTGCAGCCCGTTCATGCCGTTCCAGGTGGTGACGGTCTGCGTGGTGCGCTCGGCGTAGTCCTCGATCGAGGGCTCGGCGTAGCTGGTCGACTCCGGGGTGAGCAGTTCGGTGCGGAAGAAGCCGGGCTCGACGAGCATCGTGCGGATGCCGAACGGGGCCACCTCTGGGGTCAGCGACTCGATCCAGCCCTCGACGCCGAACTTCGACGCGGCGTAGGCCGAGACGAACTCCCCGCCGACGATGCCGGCCGTCGACGAGATCGCCACCACCAGCCCCGATCGTTGGGCGCGCATCACGGGCAGCACGGCGCGGGTGACGTTCAGCGGGCCGAACAGGTTGGTCTCGACCTGTGCCCGGAAGTCCTCCGCGCTGATCTCCTCGAAGAACCCGGCGTAGAAGTTGGCCGCGTTGTTGACCAGGACGTCGATGCGGCCGAACCGGTCCACGGCGGCCCGGACCGCGGCCTGCGCGTCGGCCGGGTCGGTCACGTCGAGCTGCACCGCAAGCAGGTCATCGGACTCACCGACCGCCTTGGCCACCTTCTCCGCGTCACGGCCGGTAGCCACGACCGCGTGCCCGGCCGCAAGGGCCGCCTGCGCGATGTCCGCGCCCATCCCCCGGCCGGCACCGGTGACCAGCCAGACCTTCTTCTCAGCCATGTCCTCTTCTTCCATCAGGTTCTCGA encodes:
- a CDS encoding TetR/AcrR family transcriptional regulator C-terminal domain-containing protein; translation: MTQVASDGVRSVWLRPRRTGRGEPPLTRDRIVEAAVALLDEEGIERLTMRRLAERLGVVAPSLYWHVDTKDDVIDLAVDAIFGEVPPGVGSAAEWRDDVSAVLAAWRTAMLRHPWATAVPARQRPTLGPNFLAWMELLQATLARAGFGGTDRSAATWALYNHVMGSAASEAALRISDEERRVGQQQLQADQDRYPTLATGGYLYDDDWDTSYTVGLDYLLDGLQVQLDRLTTAPPNTTR
- a CDS encoding aminoglycoside phosphotransferase family protein, with protein sequence MISSKGVPAADPRRPMHADQLAVPTETVRALVHEQFPEWARLPITAVVSEGTVNAIFRVGDRLAARFPLRPGDVDGTRRMLVAEADAAAELARHTRFPVPEPVALGLPGHGYPLPWSVQTWLPGTTATDEDPGDSKGFAHDLAEFIADVRGIDTRGRTFPGHGRGGDLRSEDAWMQTCFERSGHLLDVPRLRRLWGRLRELPRSAPDVMNHGDLIPGNVLVSGGRLAGILDVSGLAAADPALDLVGAWHLLDAGTRPLLRADLGCDDLEWERGKAWAFAQAMGLVWYYVDTNPSMSSLGRRTLDRLLDDEVTATRS
- a CDS encoding isopenicillin N synthase family oxygenase, translated to MTVTVVDGFVPVIDLSSRGSAHGRAAIADAIGRACSGSGFFTIVGHGIPQPLVERMYATTNAFFGLSDAEKDLVASRPGASGFRRSGGTTAQSIDQKTPPDLCEAFGVHVTGELGEHERGELGDYWAPWKLANLWPTRPEDFAPTWHEYMAAMARLASDLTRLLALALGLDEDFFGDRFDHHTSSLTANFYYPQLKPPLPGQLRRGPHTDFGALTILYQEDDLGGLQVRTPDGDWRDVPALPGSFVVNIGDLMALWTGGRWVSTMHRVMNPERGNTSSRLSIPFFYQPNHDAPTTPVRSVDAGRWIATKMQKLFAPAS
- a CDS encoding MFS transporter; translation: MDDSRRWWTLPVVSAAQLLVVLDGTIVNIALPSVQQALGMSDAGRHWVVTAYALAFGGLLLIGGRVSSALGHRRAFMIGLVGFAAASALAGAAAGPGMLFATRALQGGFAALLAPAGLSLLTTTFTESRERARAFGVFAAVGAAGSAVGLVLGGMLTEYTSWRWCLYINVPIALLALLGTTLVPRDRRAPSRDGRLDVPGAVLSCAAFVAVVYAFNQAEPLGWGSPIVLALLVVGVLLLVGFVAVERRVSHPLLPMRVLAHRVRAGAFVAITLMFAAMFGFYLFMSYYTQTVLGYSPVQSGLTLIINALAALVGSMFIAGRLHGRVPPAGLIVSGLIAAAAGVAIVTLLTPQSSHVLPLYLAPALVLTGLGLGCVMSPTASLATAGMPPQDIGAASASYNAAQQLGAALGTALFNTVATSAAAAHMATATRSAASVHGYTTALTVGAGILVVTACLTAVLITVRTTVHREMEKDAS
- a CDS encoding DNA-formamidopyrimidine glycosylase family protein; this encodes MPELPEVERARQAIEAALDREIRAVADGDEWVCRPHRPGDIAQVLVGGRLVAAHRRGKTMWCDTAGADGEPGPRLGVHLGMGGWIVVESDDGEHVGGEPDRPEPDAVRPEWERFSITFADGGRLRLLDKRRLGRVRLEPDLDGLGPDALTISKAEFRERVGRGKAPVKARLQDQAVLAGVGNLLADEVLWQARVAPRTPVDQLGDEALDRLHAAMRRTVEAAIANGGAHTGEVIPFRKAGATCPRCGAPMERGQVGGRATWWCSAEQS